From Camelina sativa cultivar DH55 chromosome 7, Cs, whole genome shotgun sequence, one genomic window encodes:
- the LOC104704363 gene encoding uncharacterized protein LOC104704363, with protein sequence MESDENPRATAGSGVQDATMLDVGEKGRPPGEPPDDMRSWVDRVNGGSVGVLSRKLRELWKPKGEMYVMDLPRQFFMVRFTQEDEYMGALTGGPWRVFGNYLMVQNWTLAFDPLKDEIVTTPVWVRLLNIPVSFYHQSILMGIASSLGKPLKVDTTTLNFSRARFARVCVEVNLSRPLKGTVLINGEQYFVAYEGLDRICSSCGLYGHFVHSCPTRETEEALNISDKPVMSAVGDARQQRQTPPGTHEEGFTTVSQSRRPPARKPAETANVVISLDGVLERNLRDITGNPGLQTSNRFQNLITDTGSTEIREGTMSNATNKENESAPHNLYLEGSGGPARSEGKVGGGC encoded by the exons ATGGAGAGCGATGAGAACCCTAGGGCGACGGCGGGATCTGGTGTGCAGGATGCTACAATGCTGGACGTCGGGGAGAAGGGGCGTCCTCCGGGAGAGCCGCCGGATGACATGAGATCGTGGGTGGATAGGGTTAATGGCGGTTCAGTTGGAG TCTTGAGTCGCAAGCTACGAGAGTTGTGGAAACCAAAGGGGGAGATGTACGTAATGGATCTCCCACGTCAATTCTTCATGGTCCGCTTTACACAGGAGGATGAGTACATGGGGGCTCTTACTGGTGGTCCATGGAGAGTCTTTGGTAACTATTTGATGGTGCAAAATTGGACGCTGGCTTTTGACCCATTGAAGGATGAAATCGTAACTACGCCAGTCTGGGTGCGATTGTTGAATATTCCGGTGTCATTTTATCATCAGTCTATCCTTATGGGTATTGCGTCCAGTCTAGGGAAACCGTTGAAAGTGGATACGACAACGCTGAACTTCTCACGGGCTCGATTTGCCAGGGTTTGTGTTGAAGTCAACTTGTCGAGACCTTTGAAGGGTACGGTTCTGATTAATGGGGAACAATATTTTGTTGCATATGAAGGGTTGGATAGAATTTGTTCATCATGTGGACTCTACGGGCATTTCGTTCATAGTTGTCCGACGAGGGAGACAGAAGAGGCTCTCAATATTTCTGACAAGCCAGTGATGTCAGCTGTAGGAGATGCGCGGCAACAACGACAAACTCCTCCAGGGACGCATGAGGAGGGCTTTACTACCGTCAGCCAGTCTAGACGACCTCCGGCCAGGAAACCGGCGGAGACAGCTAATGTGGTGATTTCTCTCGATGGTGTGTTGGAACGTAATCTTCGGGATATTACGGGTAATCCGGGATTGCAAACATCGAATCGTTTCCAGAATCTGATCACCGATACGGGATCCACTGAGATACGGGAAGGTACCATGTCCAATGCGACGAATAAGGAAAATGAGTCAGCTCCTCATAATCTATATCTGGAAGGTAGTGGAGGGCCAGCGCGGTCAGAAGGCAAAGTGGGCGGGGGGTGTTAA
- the LOC104704364 gene encoding putative F-box/kelch-repeat protein At2g29820, with amino-acid sequence MVVISELSGGSNGGDPNKNPQEEEEEVNENENPQEVEVNLAPVLQELPNDVMEIIIAHVPRCYYLILYDVCIAFRKLIASQHLFETRLRHRVTEPVLYALISVPALDTRRSWFILHRSNLSSRFIRIYSSYPPMFPGSAAVTIGDKIYVVGGYVGMMQPLTDAIVIDCRFNTWRYLPNMQRARFDASAGVIDGKIYVIGGRKKQDDDWIEVFDVATEVWETVPSQCPNDASANGIFGTSVVMQGRIFILDHRSCFSYEPSQGLWQSWGLESQLQRVWCPFSCAVKDLLYCIDLKLSLGYPIVIYYPNELVWRPLMGVYASQLPMHSYHHLSKMVNFGDKLLLLGGYYGRVQDIRCVEIALETRQGGQIWGNVKSTSLVYTDELQSAYIELCLTVTV; translated from the coding sequence ATGGTTGTAATCTCTGAACTTTCCGGCGGCTCCAATGGCGGTGATCCAAACAAGAAtcctcaagaagaagaagaagaagtgaatgAAAACGAGAATCCTCAAGAAGTAGAAGTGAATCTTGCTCCTGTTCTTCAAGAACTTCCTAACGATGTCATGGAGATCATCATCGCACACGTGCCGAGATGTTATTACCTGATACTATATGACGTATGCATAGCCTTTCGTAAACTAATCGCTTCGCAACATCTCTTCGAAACTCGCTTGCGCCACCGCGTCACCGAACCGGTTCTTTATGCCTTGATCTCGGTCCCAGCACTTGATACCCGACGAAGCTGGTTCATTCTTCATCGTAGCAACTTGTCTTCACGATTCATCAGAATATATTCTTCATATCCTCCCATGTTTCCTGGATCTGCTGCCGTCACAATCGGAGACAAGATTTACGTAGTTGGTGGTTACGTCGGCATGATGCAACCCTTAACGGATGCGATTGTCATCGATTGCAGATTCAATACGTGGCGGTATCTCCCAAATATGCAAAGGGCTCGTTTCGATGCATCCGCCGGAGTGATCGACGGAAAGATTTACGTAATCGGTGGTCGCAAGAAACAAGATGATGACTGGATCGAAGTGTTCGATGTGGCGACTGAGGTTTGGGAAACTGTGCCTAGTCAATGCCCTAACGATGCTAGTGCGAACGGAATATTTGGTACGTCTGTGGTGATGCAGGGGAGAATCTTCATTTTGGATCATCGGAGTTGTTTTTCGTACGAACCAAGTCAAGGTCTATGGCAGTCATGGGGACTTGAAAGTCAACTTCAGAGAGTTTGGTGCCCATTTTCTTGTGCGGTTAAAGATCTGTTGTATTGCATTGATCTTAAGCTTTCTCTTGGATACCCAATAGTGATCTATTATCCGAATGAGTTGGTTTGGAGACCTCTCATGGGCGTATACGCTTCTCAATTACCTATGCACAGTTATCATCATTTGTCTAAGATGGTGAACTTTGGTGACAAGTTGTTGCTCTTGGGCGGCTATTACGGGAGGGTACAAGATATTCGTTGTGTAGAGATTGCGTTGGAAACACGTCAAGGAGGTCAGATTTGGGGGAATGTGAAATCGACCTCGCTTGTGTATACAGACGAGCTGCAGTCGGCTTACATTGAGCTTTGTCTAACTGTTACGGTTTGA
- the LOC104704366 gene encoding putative F-box/kelch-repeat protein At2g29780, with protein sequence MTTFCYNLTGPLKNSTRTRSKKIKKTSIDSSEELHKNPSEDVQQEEDENLAPIPPRQIPELLIARTVALVRRCHYPKLSLISRAFLRVISSPELYRRHSVLGLTEPVLYALIGFPYSHESFRSWHILNLNISESLSEVPSLPPMYPGSSVVTIGYNMYVIGGLTGLNQPVSTVFVLECRFHTWDHLPSMHRARYRAAAGVIDRKIYVIGGLPYLRYSVCKIANVGGKLMVLAT encoded by the exons ATGACGACCTTCTGCTATAACCTCACCGGTCCTCTG AAGAACTCAACACGAACCCGAtcgaagaagatcaagaagacgTCGATCGATTCAAGCGAAGAACTCCACAAGAACCCGAGCGAAGACgttcaacaagaagaagatgagaatctTGCTCCGATTCCTCCTCGACAAATCCCAGAGTTACTCATCGCAAGAACCGTCGCACTCGTCCGGAGATGTCATTACCCGAAGCTATCTCTCATCTCCAGAGCCTTCCTTCGCGTCATCTCTTCGCCGGAACTCTACAGAAGGCACTCGGTCCTCGGCTTGACTGAACCGGTTCTTTATGCCTTGATCGGATTCCCTTATAGTCACGAAAGTTTCCGGAGCTGGCACATTCTCAACTTAAACATCTCAGAAAGCTTGAGCGAGGTCCCTTCACTTCCTCCTATGTATCCTGGATCTTCTGTGGTCACAATCGGATACAATATGTATGTGATCGGTGGTTTGACCGGGTTGAATCAACCTGTATCGACTGTGTTTGTCCTCGAATGTAGATTCCACACGTGGGACCATCTCCCAAGTATGCACAGGGCTCGCTACCGTGCAGCTGCCGGAGTCATTGACAGAAAGATCTATGTCATCGGAGGTTTGCCTTACCTCAGATACTCTGTGTGTAAAATTGCGAATGTGGGTGGGAAGCTGATGGTTTTGGCCACTTAA